The Deltaproteobacteria bacterium genome has a segment encoding these proteins:
- a CDS encoding lipid-binding SYLF domain-containing protein — MKRIACLLVLALLPIALFCRDVRAETKENAEVIVEKARIVLEEMMLSRDGGIPTWLIKKCAGLAIIPDMIKGGFVVGGSYGKGIVMAHKDGKWTGPAFIYLGAGSFGFQIGVQSTDLILVIVGQKTLESFLQSQFKLGADVAVAAGPVGAQATAATEIMLKGGIYSYSRAKGLFAGISLEGAGIGTDFDLNRALYTSVSTTRDILFGDHEAPPAAQELIAVLNKIK; from the coding sequence ATGAAAAGGATCGCTTGTCTCCTGGTTTTAGCCCTTTTGCCGATCGCCCTTTTCTGCCGGGACGTGCGGGCCGAGACAAAAGAGAACGCGGAAGTCATTGTGGAAAAGGCCCGCATCGTGCTGGAGGAGATGATGCTCAGCAGAGACGGGGGAATTCCCACCTGGCTCATCAAGAAATGTGCCGGGCTCGCGATCATACCCGACATGATAAAGGGGGGTTTCGTGGTAGGGGGTTCCTATGGGAAGGGCATCGTGATGGCCCATAAGGACGGGAAATGGACCGGGCCGGCCTTCATCTATCTCGGTGCAGGGAGCTTCGGATTCCAGATCGGCGTCCAGTCAACGGACCTGATCCTGGTCATAGTCGGGCAAAAGACCCTGGAATCCTTCTTGCAATCCCAGTTCAAGCTGGGCGCGGACGTAGCCGTCGCCGCCGGCCCCGTAGGAGCCCAGGCAACGGCGGCCACCGAGATCATGCTTAAAGGGGGCATCTACTCCTATTCCCGGGCAAAGGGCCTCTTTGCCGGTATCTCCCTGGAAGGGGCAGGCATCGGTACCGACTTTGACCTGAACCGGGCCCTCTATACTTCCGTGAGCACCACCAGGGATATCCTGTTCGGTGATCACGAGGCCCCTCCAGCCGCGCAAGAGCTGATCGCCGTCCTGAACAAGATCAAGTAA
- a CDS encoding zinc-dependent alcohol dehydrogenase family protein yields the protein MKAMVLERITRLSENRTPLRLVDLPEPELSDRDILVRVAACGVCHTEIDEIEGRTPPPSFPMVLGHEIIGRVEKMGPGARRFRVGDRVGIGWIHSACGRCEFCVDGKENLCHAFKATGRDAHGGYAEYTTVPEDFAYPIPEYLSDSEAAPLMCAGAIGYRSLRLSGLQDGQNLGLTGFGASAHLVLKMAAYKYPNSKIFVFARSKKERDFARELGAVWAGATEDASPEKLHAIIDTTPVWKPILEALKNLERGGRLVINAIRKEAVDKEVLLGLDYPEHLWLEKEIKSVANVARIDITEFLQVAAETAIRPEIQEFPLEEANHALAELKDRKIRGAKVLKIGS from the coding sequence ATGAAGGCGATGGTACTGGAACGAATCACCCGGTTGAGTGAAAACCGGACACCCTTGCGTCTTGTTGATTTACCGGAACCCGAACTTTCGGACCGGGACATCCTTGTGCGTGTCGCGGCCTGCGGGGTCTGCCACACCGAGATTGACGAAATCGAGGGAAGGACTCCTCCACCCTCTTTTCCTATGGTCCTGGGACATGAAATCATCGGTAGGGTGGAGAAAATGGGTCCCGGGGCCCGCAGGTTCAGGGTCGGAGACAGGGTGGGCATCGGCTGGATCCATTCGGCCTGCGGGAGGTGCGAGTTCTGCGTTGATGGAAAGGAGAACCTGTGCCACGCTTTCAAGGCCACGGGAAGAGACGCCCACGGGGGATACGCAGAATATACAACGGTTCCGGAGGATTTCGCCTACCCCATTCCGGAGTACCTGTCGGACTCCGAGGCGGCCCCCCTCATGTGTGCCGGAGCCATCGGGTACCGGTCCCTGAGGCTTTCAGGACTCCAGGACGGCCAGAATCTGGGACTGACGGGTTTTGGGGCCTCCGCCCATCTGGTGTTGAAGATGGCCGCTTACAAGTACCCCAATTCAAAGATATTCGTCTTCGCCCGAAGCAAAAAGGAGCGGGATTTTGCAAGGGAGCTGGGGGCAGTCTGGGCCGGGGCCACAGAAGATGCTTCGCCGGAAAAACTCCATGCCATCATCGATACCACACCGGTGTGGAAGCCCATTCTTGAGGCCCTGAAAAACCTGGAGAGGGGAGGAAGGCTCGTGATCAACGCCATCCGAAAGGAAGCGGTGGACAAGGAGGTCCTTCTGGGTCTGGACTACCCGGAACACCTCTGGCTCGAGAAGGAGATCAAGAGTGTGGCCAACGTGGCTCGGATCGACATCACCGAATTCCTTCAGGTTGCGGCCGAGACGGCCATCAGACCGGAAATCCAGGAGTTTCCTCTGGAAGAGGCCAACCACGCTCTGGCTGAACTCAAGGACAGGAAGATCCGAGGGGCCAAGGTGCTGAAGATCGGGTCCTGA
- a CDS encoding DUF3786 domain-containing protein, which yields MTRPKSVFDKTYEHYLSRIRDLSLPALQERLGIEVRGESAVIPLFGRPYRVSGEGVYDPLGKQPPLEVSVILCRYLLMCPEEEPKKSEWVSFRDFRDTAPLRNYFKQEVEGAITKEFTRKTRDLAKASGLLGGVPLTEEYPHDITVRFQALPRVPLLMLFNDEDDEFPAACSVLFEKRAEKYLDGECLAILGRLLFTSLISAYETKPPTLHLQP from the coding sequence ATGACAAGGCCAAAAAGTGTGTTCGACAAGACTTACGAACACTACCTCTCACGGATCCGGGACCTCTCCCTTCCTGCCCTCCAGGAGAGGCTCGGCATTGAGGTCCGGGGGGAGAGCGCCGTCATCCCCTTGTTCGGGAGACCTTACAGGGTATCGGGCGAGGGTGTTTATGATCCCCTCGGGAAACAGCCGCCCTTGGAAGTCAGCGTGATCCTCTGCCGATACCTCCTTATGTGCCCGGAGGAGGAGCCGAAAAAATCAGAGTGGGTATCCTTCAGGGATTTCAGGGATACGGCCCCTTTGAGGAATTACTTCAAGCAGGAGGTAGAAGGGGCCATTACAAAGGAATTTACCCGGAAAACCCGGGATTTGGCCAAGGCAAGTGGTTTATTGGGGGGGGTACCTCTCACGGAGGAATACCCCCATGACATCACCGTACGGTTCCAGGCCCTCCCTCGGGTCCCGCTCTTGATGCTTTTCAACGACGAGGACGATGAATTTCCCGCCGCCTGTTCCGTCCTTTTCGAGAAAAGGGCTGAAAAATACCTGGACGGTGAATGCCTGGCAATCCTGGGAAGGCTCCTTTTCACTTCCTTGATCAGCGCCTATGAAACCAAACCGCCCACCCTCCACCTTCAACCGTGA